In one Bactrocera tryoni isolate S06 chromosome 5, CSIRO_BtryS06_freeze2, whole genome shotgun sequence genomic region, the following are encoded:
- the LOC120778632 gene encoding uncharacterized protein LOC120778632, producing MMATKRDIAQGFQKRPKEEVQEFWEEVARNLNALGPPTKDSNTWRKVWIDWKCYMKRKLSHNKKERMSTGGGPCRLQRISPLDEKVIALTGLETDDIPSTSRASSQNREARADKQSTSSLLKQQIQIKKNFMQRRKNSMKLPLVKWKKLLHIYDT from the exons atgATGGCCACGAAAAGAGATATTGCGCAGGGCTTCCAAAAGCGACCGAAGGAAGAAGTACAGGAGTTTTGGGAGGAGGTTGCAAGGAATTTAAATGCACTTGGCCCACCAACAAAAGATTCCAATACATGGAGAAAG GTCTGGATTGACTGGAAATGCTACATGAAGCGAAAATTATCgcataacaaaaaagaaaggatGAGCACCGGTGGAGGTCCTTGCCGTTTACAACGCATAAGCCCACTTGATGAAAAGGTGATAGCTTTGACGGGTTTGGAAACGGATGATATCCCTTCAACCAGTAGAGCTAGCAGCCAAAATAGAGAGGCGAGAGCAGACAAGCAGAGCACTTCTTCATTACTTAAGCAAcagatacaaatcaaaaagaattttatgcagagacgaaaaaattcaatgaagctGCCTTTGGTAAAATGGAAGAAGTTACTTCATATTTACGACACATGA